A genome region from Acinetobacter lwoffii includes the following:
- a CDS encoding IS5 family transposase (programmed frameshift): MARTLLTDDIWQQIQDTMRLHGCYCSKNSRNIMEAILWKLRTGATWRDIPQEFCPWQTAYNRFNRWASKGLWDKFFLDLRGVLDQEWVFIDGSYIRVHQHASGARHGFERAIGQSRGGRTTKIHLATDANGLPIDFKITGGDVHDSQVAKQLIDTVDEATYLIADKGYDAEYIRIYAKNKNMIPIIPLRSNSKRSNKEFDKYLYKLRHLVENAFSRLKHFRAIATRFDKLARNYKSMIRIACIFIWCKAK, from the exons ATGGCACGTACTCTTCTCACCGATGATATCTGGCAGCAAATTCAAGATACTATGCGATTACACGGTTGTTACTGTTCAAAGAATAGTAGAAATATCATGGAAGCGATCTTATGGAAACTGCGTACAGGCGCCACATGGCGTGATATTCCCCAAGAATTTTGTCCTTGGCAAACTGCTTACAATCGCTTTAATCGTTGGGCAAGCAAGGGATTGTGGGATAAATTTTTTTTAGATT TACGAGGCGTCTTGGATCAAGAATGGGTATTCATTGACGGAAGTTACATACGCGTGCATCAACATGCAAGTGGAGCTCGGCATGGTTTCGAAAGAGCAATTGGACAATCACGTGGTGGACGAACAACAAAAATACATCTTGCAACCGACGCGAATGGATTACCGATTGATTTTAAAATCACTGGGGGTGACGTCCACGACAGTCAAGTTGCAAAACAACTGATTGATACGGTAGACGAGGCAACTTATCTCATTGCTGATAAGGGGTATGATGCTGAGTACATTAGAATATATGCCAAGAACAAGAATATGATTCCCATTATTCCATTGAGATCAAACAGTAAGAGATCGAATAAGGAATTTGATAAATATCTATATAAATTAAGACACTTAGTTGAAAATGCATTTTCGAGATTAAAACATTTCCGTGCTATTGCAACTCGATTTGATAAACTGGCACGCAATTATAAATCTATGATTCGTATAGCCTGTATATTTATTTGGTGCAAAGCCAAATGA
- a CDS encoding 3-oxoacyl-ACP reductase, with protein sequence MQIRDQIVLVTGGARGLGLAITQALLAEGARVVVNYHSSQQQAEQLAQQYPAQVFIYQADVTQADQVRALFAAAKNHFGEAIHAVVNNALIEFEFNGDARPKVETLTWDMLQRQFSGAVQAALNTTQAALDDMKRAGFGRIVNIGTNLVQNPVVPYHDYTAAKAALLAFTRTTAQDLGQYGINVNMLSGGLLQTTDASKATPDIVFDLIAQSTPLRRVITPEEFAAAILMFLSPYSRAVTGQNLIVDGGLVKG encoded by the coding sequence ATGCAGATTCGTGATCAGATTGTTCTTGTTACTGGTGGTGCACGTGGTTTGGGTTTAGCCATTACTCAGGCTTTACTGGCTGAGGGTGCGCGCGTGGTCGTGAACTATCATAGCAGTCAGCAGCAAGCCGAACAGCTTGCCCAGCAATATCCTGCGCAGGTATTTATTTATCAGGCAGATGTCACTCAAGCTGATCAGGTACGCGCTTTATTTGCCGCGGCAAAAAATCATTTCGGCGAAGCAATTCATGCTGTAGTCAATAATGCACTGATTGAATTTGAATTTAATGGCGATGCACGCCCTAAAGTAGAAACGCTGACTTGGGACATGTTGCAACGGCAATTCAGCGGTGCAGTACAGGCAGCTTTAAATACCACCCAAGCCGCACTGGATGACATGAAACGGGCAGGGTTCGGCCGGATCGTGAATATTGGTACAAACCTCGTGCAAAATCCGGTAGTTCCTTATCATGACTATACCGCCGCCAAAGCAGCATTATTGGCCTTTACCCGCACCACGGCGCAAGACTTGGGACAATATGGCATTAATGTAAATATGCTCTCTGGTGGCCTGTTACAAACTACGGATGCCAGTAAGGCCACACCTGACATTGTCTTTGACCTGATTGCTCAATCGACGCCTTTACGCCGCGTAATTACACCAGAAGAATTTGCTGCTGCAATCCTGATGTTTTTGTCACCTTATTCACGTGCCGTCACAGGACAAAACCTGATTGTAGATGGCGGGCTGGTCAAAGGTTAA
- a CDS encoding 1-acyl-sn-glycerol-3-phosphate acyltransferase: protein MGWEIDNHWPLDLDQCVMIAAPHTSNWDALYARLALKALGVNVRLTIKDSYMKLPFGPFVRAMGGIGIDRRPKQPGEPRPSMVQLMTDLFKTHPKLVMLVTPEATRAKQEQWKTGFYHVAISAGVPIALAYMDYAKKKTGVGKIVYPTGDYEKDMAEIMAFYAEIQPKFPECFSVDQRYYQN, encoded by the coding sequence ATGGGTTGGGAAATTGATAACCATTGGCCCCTAGATTTAGACCAATGTGTCATGATTGCTGCGCCTCATACCAGTAATTGGGATGCACTGTATGCGCGACTGGCCTTAAAAGCATTAGGTGTGAATGTTCGCTTAACCATTAAAGACAGTTATATGAAATTGCCATTTGGACCTTTTGTACGTGCTATGGGCGGTATCGGGATCGATCGCCGTCCTAAACAGCCGGGTGAACCTCGTCCGAGCATGGTTCAGCTGATGACAGACTTATTCAAGACTCATCCTAAACTGGTCATGCTGGTCACGCCAGAAGCAACTCGTGCCAAACAGGAACAGTGGAAGACAGGTTTTTATCATGTAGCGATTAGTGCCGGTGTGCCGATTGCATTGGCCTATATGGACTATGCCAAGAAGAAAACTGGCGTAGGTAAAATCGTTTATCCGACAGGGGATTATGAAAAAGATATGGCAGAAATCATGGCATTTTATGCAGAGATTCAACCAAAATTCCCTGAATGCTTTAGTGTAGATCAGCGCTATTATCAGAATTAA
- a CDS encoding sulfite exporter TauE/SafE family protein, whose translation MTWLLFILGAMVAGFVQGLTGFAFALIAMSFWVWVLPPQLAAPLLVFASIWSHVISLSQEKKQLVLSRQLVLPYLIAGLIGVPLGTYLLQIIQADTFKMILGFFLVLWCPVMLFNPQFKTIQHSGKLTDSCIGFIGGILGGLGGFCGAIPSAWVMLKQLPKTQQRYILRHFNFAIQLFTLGTYVWQGLINQSHLPYMALLIVFVSIPAILGAKLFYKISELLFKRMILSLLFSAGCFLLASQFI comes from the coding sequence ATGACTTGGCTGTTATTTATTCTTGGTGCAATGGTCGCAGGTTTTGTCCAGGGGCTGACCGGCTTTGCCTTTGCCCTGATCGCCATGTCTTTCTGGGTCTGGGTGCTGCCTCCGCAACTGGCCGCGCCCTTGCTGGTATTTGCCTCGATCTGGAGTCATGTGATTTCACTCAGTCAGGAAAAAAAGCAGCTAGTTTTATCTAGGCAGTTGGTGCTGCCTTATCTGATTGCTGGTCTGATTGGCGTGCCGCTGGGTACTTATCTGTTGCAGATCATTCAAGCAGATACCTTTAAGATGATCTTGGGATTTTTTCTGGTACTGTGGTGTCCGGTGATGCTATTCAATCCGCAATTCAAAACAATTCAGCATTCAGGAAAATTGACTGATAGCTGCATCGGTTTTATTGGCGGAATTTTAGGAGGACTGGGCGGTTTTTGCGGTGCCATTCCTTCGGCCTGGGTGATGTTAAAACAATTACCCAAAACCCAGCAGCGCTATATTTTACGGCACTTTAATTTTGCAATTCAGCTTTTCACGCTGGGTACTTATGTATGGCAAGGCCTGATCAATCAAAGCCATTTACCCTATATGGCCTTGCTGATTGTTTTTGTGAGTATTCCGGCAATTTTAGGCGCAAAACTATTTTATAAAATTTCGGAATTACTGTTCAAACGCATGATCTTAAGTTTACTCTTTAGTGCAGGCTGTTTTCTATTAGCGTCCCAATTCATTTAA